Proteins found in one Carcharodon carcharias isolate sCarCar2 chromosome 8, sCarCar2.pri, whole genome shotgun sequence genomic segment:
- the rpl12 gene encoding 60S ribosomal protein L12 isoform X2 — MPPKFDPNEIKIVYLRCTGGEVGATSSLAPKIGPLGLSPKKVGDDIAKATGDWKGLRITIKLTIQNRQAQIEVVPSASALIIKALKEPPRDRKKQKNIKHTGSITFDEVVNIARQMRHRSLARELTGTVKEILGTAQSIGCNIDGKHPHSVIDDINQGKIECPSPPVFGSYFGTEKEAD, encoded by the exons ATGCCTCCTAAATTCGATCCCAACGAAATTAAAATCG TGTACCTCAGATGCACTGGGGGTGAAGTTGGTGCTACCTCATCCCTGGCTCCCAAGATTGGCCCACTGGGTCTG TCTCCCAAGAAGGTCGGCGATGACATTGCCAAGGCTACAGGTGACTGGAAAGGCCTGCGTATCACGATCAAGCTGACTATTCAGAACAGACAGGCACAg ATTGAGGTTGTCCCATCAGCTTCTGCCCTCATCATCAAAGCCCTTAAGGAACCACCCCGTGACAGGAAAAAGCAAAAGAACA TTAAACACACTGGCAGCATCACCTTTGATGAGGTGGTTAATATTGCCCGACAGATGAGGCACCGTTCTCTGGccagggaacttacag GAACCGTGAAGGAAATCCTGGGAACTGCCCAGTCCATTGGTTGCAACATTGATGGGAAACACCCCCACAGTGTGATTGACGATATCAACCAGGGCAAGATAGAGTGTCCTTCT
- the rpl12 gene encoding 60S ribosomal protein L12 isoform X1 yields the protein MPPKFDPNEIKIVYLRCTGGEVGATSSLAPKIGPLGLSPKKVGDDIAKATGDWKGLRITIKLTIQNRQAQIEVVPSASALIIKALKEPPRDRKKQKNIKHTGSITFDEVVNIARQMRHRSLARELTGTVKEILGTAQSIGCNIDGKHPHSVIDDINQGKIECPSPPVFGSYFGTEKEADW from the exons ATGCCTCCTAAATTCGATCCCAACGAAATTAAAATCG TGTACCTCAGATGCACTGGGGGTGAAGTTGGTGCTACCTCATCCCTGGCTCCCAAGATTGGCCCACTGGGTCTG TCTCCCAAGAAGGTCGGCGATGACATTGCCAAGGCTACAGGTGACTGGAAAGGCCTGCGTATCACGATCAAGCTGACTATTCAGAACAGACAGGCACAg ATTGAGGTTGTCCCATCAGCTTCTGCCCTCATCATCAAAGCCCTTAAGGAACCACCCCGTGACAGGAAAAAGCAAAAGAACA TTAAACACACTGGCAGCATCACCTTTGATGAGGTGGTTAATATTGCCCGACAGATGAGGCACCGTTCTCTGGccagggaacttacag GAACCGTGAAGGAAATCCTGGGAACTGCCCAGTCCATTGGTTGCAACATTGATGGGAAACACCCCCACAGTGTGATTGACGATATCAACCAGGGCAAGATAGAGTGTCCTTCT
- the rpl12 gene encoding 60S ribosomal protein L12 isoform X3 — protein MPPKFDPNEIKIVYLRCTGGEVGATSSLAPKIGPLGLSPKKVGDDIAKATGDWKGLRITIKLTIQNRQAQIEVVPSASALIIKALKEPPRDRKKQKNIKHTGSITFDEVVNIARQMRHRSLARELTGTVKEILGTAQSIGCNIDGKHPHSVIDDINQGKIECPSE, from the exons ATGCCTCCTAAATTCGATCCCAACGAAATTAAAATCG TGTACCTCAGATGCACTGGGGGTGAAGTTGGTGCTACCTCATCCCTGGCTCCCAAGATTGGCCCACTGGGTCTG TCTCCCAAGAAGGTCGGCGATGACATTGCCAAGGCTACAGGTGACTGGAAAGGCCTGCGTATCACGATCAAGCTGACTATTCAGAACAGACAGGCACAg ATTGAGGTTGTCCCATCAGCTTCTGCCCTCATCATCAAAGCCCTTAAGGAACCACCCCGTGACAGGAAAAAGCAAAAGAACA TTAAACACACTGGCAGCATCACCTTTGATGAGGTGGTTAATATTGCCCGACAGATGAGGCACCGTTCTCTGGccagggaacttacag GAACCGTGAAGGAAATCCTGGGAACTGCCCAGTCCATTGGTTGCAACATTGATGGGAAACACCCCCACAGTGTGATTGACGATATCAACCAGGGCAAGATAGAGTGTCCTTCT GAGTGA